The sequence CCTGCCAGCCGCACGGTGAATACATAGCCGTGAGGCAGCCAAGCCAGGGAACTGAAACATCTAAGTACCTGGACGAAAAGAAAGCAAGAGCGATTCTCCTAGTAGCGGCGAGCGAACGGGGAACAGCCTAAACCTGCTCAGTGCAAGCATGCTGGCGTTGCTGAGCGGGGGTCGTGGGATCTTGTAGGAAGAGCGGCATCTCTTCCGCCGAGTGAGAAAGAGCTGAGCTAGCAGAACGGCATTGAATGGCCGGCCACAGAGGGTGACAGCCCCGTAGGCGAAAGCGAAGCTCCTCGGTCAAGACACCCGAGTACCGCAGGACACGTGCAATCCGGCGGGAATCTGGGAGGACCATCTTCCAAGGCTAAATACTCCTGATCGACCGATAGTGAACTAGTACCGCGAGGGAAAGGTGAAAAGAACCCCGGTGAGGGGAGTGAAATAGTGCCTGAAACCGTGTGCCTACAAGCAGTGGGAGCGCTATGGCCGCAAGGCAACGCGTGACCACGTACCTTTTGCATAATGGGCCTGCGAGTTACGTTACGTGGCGAGGTTAAGCCGCGAGGTGAAGCCGAAGCGAAAGCGAGTCCTAACAGGGCGTCGAGTCGCGTGACGTAGACCCGAAACCTTAGCGATCTATCCATGTCCAGGTTGAAGAGCGGGTAACACCGCTTGGAGGACCGAACTCACCACAGTTGAAAATGTGGGGGATGAGGTGTGGATAGGAGTGAAAGGCTAATCAAGCTGGGATATAGCTGGTTCTCCCCGAAATATATTGAGGTATAGCCTCGGACGAATTGCGACGGAGGTAGAGCACTGAATGGGCTAGGGGTCCTACCAGATTACCAAACCCAATCAAACTCCGAATGCCGTCGACAAGTATCCGGGAGTCAGGCTGCGGGAGATAAGTTCCGTAGCCGAGAGGGAAAGAGCCCAGATCGTCGGCTAAGGTCCCCAAATCTGAGCTAAGTGTCAAAGGATGTGGGAGCGCACTGACAACCAGGAGGTTGGCTTAGAAGCAGCCATCCTTCAAAGAAAGCGTAATAGCTCACTGGTCAAGCGAACCCGCGCCGAAAATATAACGGGGCTCAAGCTCAGTACCGAAGCCACGGGCTTTCGAACTAAGGGGGCGGCGCAAGCCGACCCCCGTTGTAGAGAGCGGTAGGGGAGTATTCTCAAGGAGATACACGTCGGACGGTGACGACCGATAACGGCCTTGAGAAGAGCTTATGCAGGCATGAGTAGCGATAAACCGAGCGAGAAACTCGGTCGCCGTAAGCCCAAGGTTTCCTGGGGAAGGATAATCCTCCCATGGGTTAGTCGGATCCTAAGCCGAGGCCGAGAGGCGTAGGTGATGGGAAGCAGGTTAATATTCCTGCACCACCAAGGGTGGCGTTGAAGTAAGCGGGGACGGAGAAGGGTAGGCCGAGCACGGTAGATGGCTTCCGTGTTCAAGCCGGTAGGGTGAGCAGTCAGGACCCGATAGGGACAAACGACGGCTCGTTAACCCGAGAGGTGATGAGGTCCGGGCTTCGGCCCGGGATACTCGGTGATCCCAAACTTCCAAGAAAAGCCGCGTACAGAGCCTCTTTGGTGTCCGTACCGCAAACCGACTCAGGTGGGCGGGGTGAGTATCCCAAGGCGCGTGAGAGAACCCTGGTTAAGGAACTCGGCAAAATGACACCGTAACTTCGGGAGAAGGTGTGCCGCTTTGCGTGAAGGGCTAGCGCCTGGAGCGTGAGGTGGTTGCAGAGAAATGGGGGTTGTGACTGTTTACTAAAAACACAGGACTCTGCGAAGTCGTAAGACGACGTATAGGGTCTGATGCCTGCCCGGTGCTGGAAGGTTAAGGGGACGAGTCAGCGCAAGCGAAGCTCTGAACCGAAGCCCCAGTAAACGGCGGCCGTAACTATAACGGTCCTAAGGTAGCGAAATTCCTTGTCGGGTAAGTTCCGACCTGCACGAATGGCATAACAACATCCCCGCTGTCTCGACCAGGGACTCAGCGAAATTGTATCGGGGGTGAAGATACCCTCTACCCGCGGCAAGACGGAAAGACCCCATGAACCTTTACTGCAACTTGGCAGTGATTTTCGGGATATTCTGCGTAGGATAGGTGGGAGGCTATGAAGCCGGGCTTCTGGGTTCGGCTGAGCCAACGTTGAAATACCACCCTGGGTATTCTGGAAATCTAACCTGGGCCCATGAACTGGGTCGGGGACACTGCCTGGTGGGCAGTTTGACTGGGGCGGTCGCCTCCTAAAAAGTAACGGAGGCGTGCGAAGGTTCCCTCAGCCTGATTGGAAACCAGGCGTAGAGTGCAAACGCACAAGGGAGCTTAACTGTGAGACCGACAGGTCGAACAGGTGCGAAAGCAGGCGTTAGTGATCCGGTGGTTCTGTATGGAAGGGCCATCGCTCATCGGATAAAAGGTACTCTGGGGATAACAGGCTGATCGCGCCTGAGAGTTCATATCGGCGGCGCGGTTTGGCACCTCGATGTCGGCCCATCGCATCCTGGGGCTGGAGCAGGTCCCAAGGGTTCGGCTGTTCGCCGATTAAAGCGGTACGCGAGCTGGGTTTAAAACGTCGTGAGACAGTTTGGTCCCTATCTGCCGTGGGCGTAGGACACTTGAGAGGAGCTGCCCATAGTACGAGAGGACCTGGGTGGACGTACCTCTGGTGTTCCGGTTGTCCTGCCAAGGGCATAGCCGGGTAGCCATGTACGGAACGGATAACCGCTGAAAGCATCTAAGCGGGAAGCCGGCCTCAAGACTAGGTGTCCCGGGCCGCAAGGCCCCTAAAGACCCCTTGTAGACCACGAGGTTGATAGGCCGGGTGTGGAAGCCGAGCAATCGGCGGAGCTAACCGGTACTAATAGGTCGTGCGGCTTGACCTTGCTCCATGGAACGTGACGAGCCTCGCGCCCGGTGCTCGGGTGTGAGCGGCGCGTCGCAGCGTGCGAGAGACGCTTCAGAAGAGAGCCTGCATGGCGGACGTCATGCGGGCTTTTTTGCTTTTGTCTTGGCCTCGCGGATCTGGGCCTGGGCTGGCCGGGCTGCCCGAGGGGGCCCCGGTTTTCGCGCGGCGTGGGGCCTCGGTGAGCTGACCGGCCCGAGGAGACCGTGTTCTTCGCGCGGCGCGGGGGCCCCGCCGAACTCGCGTCGGGCCTCGCTCGCCAGGCTGCGCCTGACGAGCGAGGTCCAATGGGCTCAGACATCGGCCCTCCCCGCGCCGCGCGAAGAACACGGTCTCCTCGGGCCTACGGGTGTTCTTGTTCGATGCCCGACAAGAGGCGCCTCCCTGTGAAGGACGGGGGGCCCGGGGGGCCGCGTCTCGCCACGGCGCCGAAGGCGGCCGCGCAGCGGGACGCAGCGCCTCGCGCTGCGCGGGGCAAGTTTTCCACGCCGGTTCCAGATGTACGTCGCGCTGCAGGTGCGACTATGGTCGTTGCATGCGACCTCTGAGGCAGTGGTCAACGCTGACGGCGCAACGCGTCGGAATGCAAGGGGAGTCCGAGCGCCGCGAGCCTTGCTGCGGCGCTCGCTTCGGGGACGCGAGCCCTTCGGAGGGAGCGGGCCTTCCGGGCGAAACCAGGTAGTCGGGGGCGCGACGCACGATGACGACGCACGTAGAAACCACGCTGCCCGAGGAGCAGCGAGCCGAACCGTCCGGTGATGCATCGGCAGGGCAGGGCGCGGCGGCGGACGCTGTGGAGCGCTCTGCGTACCTGCCACGTGAGGCGGTGCGCAGGCTGGCCTCGGTCTGCTTCTGGATCACGATGGCGCTCTGCTTCGCCCTGTTGGCGTGCAAGACGGCGGTGCGCTTCGACCTGACGACGCTCTGGGACGACGCGTACATGTTCCAGCGGTACGCGCACAACATCATCACCGACCACAGCGTCGCGTGGAATCCCAAGGGGCCGCCGTCCTACGGGCTCACGTCGCTCGCCTTCCTCGTCACCGCCGTGCCGCTCCATCTGATCGCCGGCGGCAACACGAGCCTCGCGGCGATGCTTCAGAGTCTCGTCTATGGCCCGGTGCTGCTCGTCCTGCTCGCGCTGCTCGTCCTGCGCGCGGCCGGCGACGGCAAGGTGGCGCGCCTGTCCTGCTTCGCCCTCGTCGCGTTCTGCGTCGCCCGGTCCACGCTGACCGACCACTTCGTGAGCGGCATGGACACGTCGTTCGGCCTCTGCTTCCTCACCGCATACCTGCTCCTCGCGCTGCGGCTGCTCGGCGCGGCCCGGGTCGCCGGCGGGGTGGCGCTCGGCGCGTTCGGCGGGCTCGCGTTCTCGGTGCGGCCAGAGCTCACGGCTTACGTCGTCCTCGTCCCGCTGGCGCTCGTCGCGGTCGAGCGCGACCGCGACCGCCGGCGCTTCGGGCTCGCCGCCCTCGCCGCGACGGCGGGCGTCCTCGCCCTTCACCTCGGGGCCGCCAAGCTGTACTTCGGGTCGCCCGTCCCGCTCCCGTTCTATGCCAAGTCGACGAACCTCTACGGATCAGGGATCCTCCGCGCCTACCGCGGCCGGCCGACCATCGATCTCCTCGACTGGCTCGACTTCTTCTGGCCGCTCTTCAGCGTCATCGCGCTCGACGTGCTCGTGGGCCTCGGCGCGCGGCAGGCGGGCGCCGGCGCGCCGGCAGGTGAGGGGCGGAGGAGCGGCCCCCGGGCCTTCTGGGCGGCGTCCTCGGCGTTCGACAAAGGGGTCCTCGCCGCGACGCTCCTGTGCCTCGCCTACTCGTGGTTGTTCGTCGTGCCGATCATGGGGTTCTCGCAGAGGTTCTATTTCGCGCCGCTGCCAGGCCTCATCTACCTCGCTGGCCGGAGCGCTGCCCGGCTCGCGCAGACGCTTGCCGACTCGGTCGGCCAGCACGCGCCGGCCGCCCTGCCCCTGGCCGGCGTCGCTGCGGCGGCGATCCTCTGGCTCCAGCTGTCCACGCCGCTCGCCACGGCAGGGAAGGACCTCGCCGGCGCCATCGCGGCGAACCGGCTCGGGCATTTCAACATCGTCAAGCACGGCAACACCTCGGGACCGCAGAAATACTGGTTCGCGATCGATCGCGTCTCGAAGCTCCCGGACGACCTCGTCATTGCCACGACCGAGGTCGGGATGCTCGGCGCGATGAACCTCGAGAAGACGATCATCGACATGGCCGGCCTCAACGACACGCGCTTCGCGCTGGAGCCGTTCTCCGCGGACAGGTTCTTCGAGGCCTACAAGCCCGATCTCATCTACATGCCGCACCCTCACTACGTGCAGATGACCGAGGATCTGACGGCCCACCGCGAGATGTCCCGTTATATCGTCTACTCGAAGTCCAAGCTCGGGACATCCCAGTTCGGCATCGCCGTCCGGCGCGACAGCCCGTACTTCGAGCGGTTGCAGCAGATCGTGAAAGAGAAGATGGGCTCGAAATGACGCCCTACGGCGCGCCGTCAGCGGCAGCCCGCCCGATGGCCGGCGACCGTGCGCGGCGCCGGCTCTCTCCAGCGTGGCGCGTGGCGATCGACGCTCTTCCAGCGATCCGGGTCGTCTGATACCATCGCTCCCGACCGCGGCGCCTGCCGCACTGGAGCATGACGTGAACTGCCCGAAATGCACCGCCTCGATGGATGTCGTCACCTTCGGCGGGATCGATGTCGACCGGTGTACTGCGTGCGGCGGGATCTGGTTCGATAGCCGGGAGAAAGAGTCCCTCAAGGCCATGGCGGGCTCCCAGCAGATCGACACCGGCGACCCGTCGGTCGGGCGGAAGAACAACCAGATCCGGCGGGTGCCGTGCCCCCGCTGCACGACGCCGATGGTGCGCATGGTCGACCCGGAGCAGTCGCACATCTGGTACGAGAACTGCAGCGTCTGCGGCGGCGTCTACTTCGATGCCGGCGAGTTCCGCGATTACAAGGAGCACACGCTGAGCGACTTCTTTCGGGACCTGTTCGCGCGCCCGCGCAGCTGACGGCGTGCCGCGCCCGGAGCCGCGGACACGGGCTCTCCTCTGCCGTGCAGCTCAGCCTCGAGGAGCCCGCCCGGCGGCCCCCGGCGCGCTCTCGATCAGGGGGCCTCGCGGCCGGACTCCTCGGCGCTTGAGCCCTCGCGGGCCTCGGGGAACGTCGCCAGGAGCTCGCCGGCGCGGAAGACCCACAGGGTGCCGGGCGTCGCCTTGCGCCAGAGCTCGTCGCGCGTGAGCGGCTCGGTGGCCACGACCGCCATGCGCGCGTCGGGGCCCACGCCGTGGAGATCGTTGAAATTCACCTTGAGATCCGCGTCCACGAGCGTGGCCTCGCCGAACGGGGCCTGGCGCAGGATGCAGGAGAGGTGGTCGCCGCAGCGGGCGAAGAGGTGCTCGCCGTCCGCGAACAGGAAGTTGAAGACGCCATCTGCGCCGAGCTCGTTCCCGAGCTCGTAAAGCGTGCGCCCGAGCTCCCGCCCGTCGGCCGGGTAGCTCGCGCCGTACGCGCTCCGGATCGCCTCGAGGAGGACGCAGAAGGCGTGCTCGCTGTCGGTGTCGCCGACAGGCGTCTCGACGTGGAGCTTCCGATCCCTGACCGTGGGCAAGGTGCCGTTGTGCGCGAACACGACGTGCCGGCGGTGGAGGACCCTCATGAAAGGGTGCGTGTTCTTCAGCGCCGCTCCCCCGCGCGTCATCTTGCGCACGTGCGCGATGGCGAGGGCCGTGTGGATCGGGTTCTCGCGGATGAACCGCGCGAGCGGGCTCGAGAAGGCCGGGTGAGGCTCGAGGAACGTCCGCGCGAACAGCCCATCGTACAGCGAGACACCCCAGCCGTCCGCGTGTGGCCCCGTCTGCCCGCCGCGGAGCGCGAGCCCCGTGAACGAGAACACGATGTCCGTCGGCACGTTCGACACCATACCAAGGAGCTCACACATCGCGGGCACCCTCCCGTGGCGCGCGCGCGCCATCGACGATCACGAGCCCCGTGACCCCGCCTCCGGCGGAGACGTTGCTGACCTCCGAGGCGGAGAGCCGCACCATGGCGCCCTCCATGCGCGAGATGAAGGTGGGGAGCGGGCCCTCCGCGCCGCGGGCGAAGACGAAGGGGCAAAGGTCGAAATAGACCTGCTCTTCCTCCACGGCGCCGCCGCGGAACGTCGGCATGCGCGCCGTGCGCGGGCGGCGCCGCTCCTGCGCGATCCAGGGCTGATCCGCGGCGGCCCGGACTGCCTCCCTCCACGCCGCCGGCGTCGCCGTCCACCCGAGCAGCACGCCTCTGCCGCCGTACTCGTCGTTGGGCTTCAGCACGAAGCTCTCCTGCTCTCCGAGGAGGAGCTCGACGAGATCCACCTCACGGCCCCGCCACGCGGCGCGGCTGGCGGTCACCCTGCGCGTCCAGGGGATGTGCTCCGCGATGGCCGCGCGTTGCTCGGGCGAGAACATGCCCGAGAACATGGGGTTGCTCAGCACGGCGAACGCCGCCTTCTTGTTGAGGGGCCTGATCCGGAACGAGTTCGCCACGTACGCGGCGCGGTCGCGGTAGGCGCGGATGAGGGGGTGATCGATGCCGCGCCGCTCGATGAGCTCCTGCGTAATCACGCGCCGGTAGACGAGATCGATCCGCTCCCCGCGCGCTTCGAGGCGGCGGCCGTCGTACGTGAGCTCGTCCGGATCGACGATCCTTGTCCGGTGCCCCTCGGCCGAGAACAGGTCGGCGAGCACCCTGAGCTCGGCCGAGGTGTCGACCGCGGCCCAGTCGACGATGGCTATCGCGGGCCGCGCCTCGCGCCCGCCCCACGCGGCGTAGCCCTCGCGCAGGGCGCCGAGGAGCGCCCGGTGCGGCGCCGGCGTGCGCAGGCCATGCCCGTCCCGGAGCGGCGCGAGGTGGGGGAGCGCCATCAGCGTCCGCTCGACGAGGAGCTGGTCGGTGAGGCCTGCGGGGGAGTCGGCGTTGTACTCGATGAAGGAGAAGCCGCCGTCGGTGATCAGCATGTCGAGGCGCCCGACCGTGTGGAGCGGCCCCGCGCCCGGCACGATGGCCGCGAGGGCGCGCTCGTCCGCGGAGAGCCCGATCTCCTCGGCCAGGAAGTCGTCCCAGATCGCGCGCTGCGCGACCCTCTCCAGCGCGGAGGCGATCTGCTCGGCCGCGCGGGCGATCGCGGCGAGGTCGTGCTCGGCGATGAGGTAGGGCCGCAGGTGGCGGCACAGCGGGCGCGCGCCGTGGACCAGCCCGAGCCTCCGCTGGGCATCGAGGAACGCCTCGAACCGCGCCGCATCCATCGCCCCCGGCGCGGCGAGCCGGGCGTCGAGCTGCTCGGCGAGGGATCTCGTGGCGTCCTGGCTCATGGCGACCTCATGTCGCGCCCGCGCGCGGGGTCCCCCAGGCGTGCACGGGCGCGCCGGAGTCGACCTCGGCCATGTACCGCTCCAGCATCTTCCTCAGCGCCTCCTCGCGCGACGCGGAGCCCATCTCCAGCGCCGAGAGCGCGCGGAGCTGCCATGTGGCGCCCGTGATGCCTTTGGCGACCCGCGCCTCGAAGAGCCCGAGATAATGGCGGGCCTCGTCCCCGTCGACCCCCGCGGTCACGAGTCCCTCCTCGACCCGCGGCAAGAGCGAGAGGAGGAGATCGCGCGCCCGGACGCACCTCGGCGCGGCCCCCGGTACGGCCGGCCAGATGAGCTCGGCGTCGAGGCCGTAGTGCGCCGCATGGTAAAAGTTCCTCACGGCGAGCTCGAACGGGAACGACGGCAGGAGCTCTCCGATGGAGGGCGCGAGGGCGAGGATGCCCCCGAGCAGGAAGCTCCCGTTCGCGAGCATGTCATCGAGCGTGGGCCCGGACGGCAAGGCGCGCAGCTCGATCCGCAGGTGGCCGTCGCCGTCCGGATCGTACACCGGTCGATTCCAGTTCCAGACCGTGCCGTGGTGCAGGCGGAGCTCGTGGAGCTGCGGAATCCCCCCGTCCCGCGCGCAGCCCACGACGTCCTCGTCGCCGCACACGGGGAGGATGGGCTCGTGCAGCGCGACGCTCTCCATGAAGAGCTCCGCCGCGCCGTCGCGCACCCAGCCGGTCCCGAAGCCGATGCGGGCCGGCATCTTCCAGTCCGCGCCGGGCGCCGGCGGGCGATCGTCGCCGGCCTGCTTGAACACCGCCACGCGCGTCTCGTGCCACAGCCGGTGGCCGAGGAAGGTGGGCGAGTTGCACGCGGCCGCGAGCGCGGGCGCGGTCATCATCATGGCGGCGTTGAACAGCCGCGCGAAGGCGTCGGGCGTGGCCCGGAGGTGGATCTGAAAGGCGGTGTTCGCCGCCTCCATCGCGGGGTCGTCCGACGTGAGCTCGAGCGGCTCGGCGCCGTCGATCCGGATATGGAAGGGCGCCTTGCGCAGCCGGCTGAGCCCCGCGGCGAGCGCGCGATACCGGGGCAGGTTGGTGATGGTCGCAGGGCTGAAGTCGCGCCGCTGGAAGGTCGGCAGGATGCTGACCGGGACCACGCGCGCGCCCCGCGCGGCCGCGCGCTCGCGGATCGCCTCGACGGTCGCGCGCATCTGCTCGCGGAGCGCCGAGAGCGGCCTGCCGGCGAGCGGCACCGGCTGCGTGCTGAGCTCGATGTCGAACGCGCCCATCTCCGGCGTGATCATCGGGCTCGCCGCGGCGCGCGCGATCTCCGCCCCGATCGGCACGGGGCGCGCCTCGCGATCGACGAGGAACATCTCGAGCTCGGTGCCGATCGTCGCTTCCCCGTGGCCGAACCCCGGCCGCGCGAGCACCATCTCCAGCGCCGCGAGGTTCTGCTGGAGCCGGGTCTTGAAGAGCCGATAATCCACGGTCTTGAAATGGTCTTGCTGGATCTCGATGCCCAAGGGACCTCCCCTGCGATCCCGGCGAGGGCCCGTCCGCCAGCACGGCGAGCGCCGTGGGCTTCAGGAGAGCTCGCAGCCGGGAGCGCGATGTTCCCGCGCCCTACGCGCCGCGCAATGCAAGCGCAGGGCCACGGACGGCGGTCTCGGCATGAAGGAAGGCGGAGACGGCCGCCCGCCGGCGTCGAGCTCGATCGGTGTGGCGTCGATGCAGCCTGTGGCAAAACGCGCCGTGGGCGCTGTGCGAGGGGGTTCCCTGCGTTTCGCGCAGGTGTCGGGCAGGTTTCACCCTGGGCGCCGGCTCATCGGTCGACGTGCGGGACGCGCTCGACCACGCATGCGCCCGCCTTGCAGCGGGCGACCGAGTCTTCCTTCGGCGCCATGCACTTGGCGACCGGGCAGCTCGCGGCGGCGCAGCTCGCGGCGCGCCACTTCTGGAGCTCCGCGAGCGCATCGCGGTGGAACGCCTGGTTGCACGGCGGGCACAGCTGGTCGCAGCACTGCCCGGCCTGCGCGCAGGACACCACGCAGTCGGCGTCGGCCTCGCACCGAGCCTCGGACGCCGCGGCGCGCGGTTCGCCGGCCGCCGGCGGGGGCTCCGCCGCCGGCGAGGTCTCGGCCGCCGGCGGGGCCTGCGACGCGGGTGAGGCCTCGGCCCCCGACGGGGCCTGGGCCCCCGACGGGGCCTGCGGCGCGGGTTCCTTGGTACAGCCGGCGAGACAGGCGAGGCCGGCGAGGCCGGCGAGCACGAGCGAGCGAGAGGGCAGCGAGATCTTCATGCCGGCCATGATGGCACGGAGCGAGCCCGCGGCGCGCGGGGCGATGGCCGATCCAATCGTTCTTTTGCGACTTTGCGGCTTTGCGACTTTGTGTTGAAATCTCTCTCCGGATCCCTGGCCGGACCCCTGCTAGCAGTTAGTAGAATGAGAGCGGCTGCCCCGTGGCCTCCACGACGGCCATCCACAGGTCGTCCGTCGGGTTCACCTGCTTGCGCATGCGGACGGCCAGGGGCATCGGCACGTGCACGAAGCGGCCGTGCCACCGGCCGATCAGCATCTCGGTGTTGCCCGCCATGGCCGCGTGGACCGCGTTCCGGGCCATGTTCCAGCAATACACGCTGTCCGACGGGGACGCGGGGACGCTGCGGATATGATAGCTCGGGTCCAGGTACTTCAGCGTCGCCTCGACGCCGCGCGCCCGGAAGTGGGCGTTGATGCGGTCGCGCAGGAAGAGGCCGATGTCCTTCAGCTTGAGGTTGCCGCTGAGGTCCGTCGCCATGGGCTCCGCGCTGGAGGTGCAGTGTTCTTGCATGGCGCCCTCGGCGACGACGATCACGGCGTTGCCGTGGCGGGCGAGCCGGCGCTCGAGGTGCGCGAGCAGCCCGCAGGGGCCGTCGAGCTCCGCGTGGACCTCGGGGATGAGGACCACGTCCACGTCCGCCGACGCGAGCGCCGCCGCGCACGCAATGAAGCCCGAGTGCCGGCCCATCAGCTTGACGAGGCCGATGCCGTTCTTCGCCCCCGAGGCCTCCACGTGCGCGCTGCGGATGACGTCCACGGCGGCGGCGAAGGCGCTCTCGAAGCCGAAGCTGCGGTCGATGAACTTGATGTCGTTGTCGATGGTCTTCGGCACGCCGACGACCCCGATCGACAGGCGGCGCTCCTCGATGGCCCGGACGAGCGACATCGCGCCGCGGATGGTGCCGTCGCCGCCGACGACGAAGAGGACGTTGATGCCGAGGGCCTCGAGGGTGTCCACCATCTGGTGCGGGTCCTGGTTGCCGCGGGAGGTGCCGAGCACGGTGCCGCCCATGCGGTGGATCTCCTCGACGCTCCGGGGATCCAGGCGCATCGGGGCGTGCCCGAAGCGGGCGACGAGCCCCTCGTAGCCGTAGCGGAAGCCGAAGATCTCCGGCACGCCATAGCTCTGCGCCATCGTGAGCACGAGGCCGCGGATGACGTTGTTGACGCCGGGGCAGAGCCCGCCGCACGTCACGATGCCGGCGCGCACCTCCTTCGGATCCCAGAAGACGCGGTTGCGCGGCCCGGCCAGCTCGAACGCAGGCGGCCGCTCGCCGGAGGCGTCCGCGAGGACGGCGGACAGGCGATCGTTGAACAGCACCTTGTCGGCCTCGCCGACGTACACCGTGGCCTTCTCGCCGAGCTTCTCGGCGACGGGCGAGGGGTGCCGGCAAGGGCCGAGATCCTTGATGGCGAGGTCGGCAGGGGTCACCACGCGCAATGCCTCCAGGTGGGGAGAACAGCGCCCCTCCGGCGAGCACCGCCGCGGGGACGCTTCCATCGTCCGACGGCGCCTGTTTCGACCGCTTTTCAGGAGCGATAAGCTATCGTAACGCCGCGCGGTTCCGTTCCCACGCAAGGCGCCACGAGGGGCAGCGCGTTATGCGCAGCTCCCGTTCCTCGTGAACCAGGCCGCTAGCATGTCGAGAAAGACGCGGGTCTTCGGGACGAGCGTGCCGCCGGGCGGGAAGACGGCGTGGACGTCGAACCCCTGAGGCGTCCACTCCTTCAGGACCTGGACGAGCCGCTTCTTCGAGAGGAACGGGCGGACGAAGTAGAGGGGCGCTCGAACGATGCCGGCGCCGGCCGCGGCGGCCTGCGCGGCCAGCTCGAAGCTGCCGACGGAGAGGCGCGGGCGCACGGCGATGGATCGCGTCCTCGAGCCAGCGACGAAGGGCCAATCTTTGGGCCCCTCCTCGCGCGCGACGACGATCGTCTCGTGGTGGCCGAGCTCCTCGGGGCGCGCCGGGACGCCGCGGCGGTCGAGGTAGCGGGGGCTCGCGTAATAGCCGCCCGTCGCCGTGCCGAGCCGCCGGGCGACCAGCGAGGAGTCGTCGAGCGGGCCGACGCGGATGGCGAGATCGAAGCCCTCTCGCGCCAGATCGACCCTCCGCGCCGAGGTGTCCAGCTCGACGACGACATCGGGGTAACGGGCCAGGTACGGCGTGATGACGCTCTCCAGCAGCGCCCCCGCGAGCGCGGACGACGTCGTGATCCGCAGCAGCCCGCTCGGCTTCGACCTGGCCAGCGCGACCACGGCCTCGGCGTCGCGCGCGGCGGCGAGCGACCTTCGCGCGTGCTCGAAGTACGCGCGCCCTTCGTCGGTCAGGCGCAGGGAGCGCGTCGTCCGGACGAGGAGCGAGACGCCGAGCCGCTGCTCGAGCTCCTGCACCCGCGCGCTGAGCGTCGCCTTGCGCGCCCGCATCGCGCGGGCAGCCGCGGTGAATCCATTGGCCTCGACGACGGCGACGAAGGCGGCGAGCTCCTCGAGCGAGCGGCCGGATTGGTACTCCACGCGTTCCAGTCTGGCGCCGATGTGGCCTATTGTCAAAAAGGCTGCCTGCCCGCATCGTGAGGTTGCACGGGCGCTCGGGCGCCGCGTGACGCTGCGAGGCGCGCCTCGAGCGCGCCGAGACTAGCTATCAGGAAGGAACCACCCATGATTCTCGTGACGGGAGCCGGAGGGACTGTCGGAGGCGCCCTCCTCGATGAGCTGAAGTCGATGGGCGTGAAGCCCCGCGTCGCCCACCGCTCCAGCGACAAGGCCGAGAGGGCGAAGGCCGCGGGGCACGACGCCGTCCTCCTCGACTTCGCGAAGCCGGAGACGCTGCGGCCGGCGCTCGATGGTGTCGATGCCGTGTTTCTGCTGGGGTC comes from Sorangium aterium and encodes:
- a CDS encoding TFIIB-type zinc ribbon-containing protein, coding for MNCPKCTASMDVVTFGGIDVDRCTACGGIWFDSREKESLKAMAGSQQIDTGDPSVGRKNNQIRRVPCPRCTTPMVRMVDPEQSHIWYENCSVCGGVYFDAGEFRDYKEHTLSDFFRDLFARPRS
- a CDS encoding class II glutamine amidotransferase: MPTDIVFSFTGLALRGGQTGPHADGWGVSLYDGLFARTFLEPHPAFSSPLARFIRENPIHTALAIAHVRKMTRGGAALKNTHPFMRVLHRRHVVFAHNGTLPTVRDRKLHVETPVGDTDSEHAFCVLLEAIRSAYGASYPADGRELGRTLYELGNELGADGVFNFLFADGEHLFARCGDHLSCILRQAPFGEATLVDADLKVNFNDLHGVGPDARMAVVATEPLTRDELWRKATPGTLWVFRAGELLATFPEAREGSSAEESGREAP
- a CDS encoding ATP-dependent 6-phosphofructokinase, which gives rise to MVTPADLAIKDLGPCRHPSPVAEKLGEKATVYVGEADKVLFNDRLSAVLADASGERPPAFELAGPRNRVFWDPKEVRAGIVTCGGLCPGVNNVIRGLVLTMAQSYGVPEIFGFRYGYEGLVARFGHAPMRLDPRSVEEIHRMGGTVLGTSRGNQDPHQMVDTLEALGINVLFVVGGDGTIRGAMSLVRAIEERRLSIGVVGVPKTIDNDIKFIDRSFGFESAFAAAVDVIRSAHVEASGAKNGIGLVKLMGRHSGFIACAAALASADVDVVLIPEVHAELDGPCGLLAHLERRLARHGNAVIVVAEGAMQEHCTSSAEPMATDLSGNLKLKDIGLFLRDRINAHFRARGVEATLKYLDPSYHIRSVPASPSDSVYCWNMARNAVHAAMAGNTEMLIGRWHGRFVHVPMPLAVRMRKQVNPTDDLWMAVVEATGQPLSFY
- a CDS encoding LysR family transcriptional regulator → MEYQSGRSLEELAAFVAVVEANGFTAAARAMRARKATLSARVQELEQRLGVSLLVRTTRSLRLTDEGRAYFEHARRSLAAARDAEAVVALARSKPSGLLRITTSSALAGALLESVITPYLARYPDVVVELDTSARRVDLAREGFDLAIRVGPLDDSSLVARRLGTATGGYYASPRYLDRRGVPARPEELGHHETIVVAREEGPKDWPFVAGSRTRSIAVRPRLSVGSFELAAQAAAAGAGIVRAPLYFVRPFLSKKRLVQVLKEWTPQGFDVHAVFPPGGTLVPKTRVFLDMLAAWFTRNGSCA